From Pseudothermotoga thermarum DSM 5069, a single genomic window includes:
- the yqeK gene encoding bis(5'-nucleosyl)-tetraphosphatase (symmetrical) YqeK: MTEKVGEKAFDLISELRNLAFHFLTPSRYNHAMKCVEFGLKLAEIHKIDKQKVEISCLAHDLFRDFPPNILLKLASRYGIVINDYELVNPVLLHGKVAAKYLERRYQLRDEKLLLAVAYHTSGHKDFDEVGKILFLADSLEESRDYESVQELRKLAMEDLKEGLLKTLANKICYAIQRSYLLLPETIEMWNELIKRERFGFFEPDMLQNNKKR, from the coding sequence TTGACAGAGAAAGTTGGTGAAAAAGCTTTCGATTTGATATCCGAACTTCGAAATTTGGCGTTTCATTTTCTAACTCCTTCAAGATACAACCACGCAATGAAATGCGTCGAATTTGGTTTAAAATTAGCGGAGATTCACAAAATTGACAAACAAAAGGTCGAAATATCGTGCTTGGCACATGATCTGTTTCGTGATTTTCCACCGAATATTCTTTTAAAGCTAGCTAGTCGTTATGGCATCGTGATCAACGATTATGAGCTAGTCAATCCTGTTTTACTTCATGGCAAAGTTGCCGCGAAGTATTTGGAAAGACGATACCAACTGAGGGACGAAAAACTCCTACTTGCTGTTGCTTACCATACCAGCGGTCACAAAGATTTCGACGAAGTTGGAAAGATACTTTTTTTGGCTGATTCTCTCGAAGAAAGTCGCGATTATGAGAGTGTTCAAGAGTTAAGAAAATTAGCAATGGAAGATTTAAAAGAAGGTTTGTTAAAGACGCTTGCAAACAAAATTTGCTATGCAATCCAAAGAAGTTATTTGCTTTTGCCTGAAACAATAGAAATGTGGAATGAATTGATCAAGAGAGAAAGATTTGGATTTTTCGAGCCAGACATGCTTCAAAACAACAAAAAGAGGTGA
- a CDS encoding glutaredoxin family protein → MAYKITVYTAPGCPYCTKAKNYFRQLGLNFTEIDVSKDYRKAQELVRKTGQMGVPVIEIGNQIIIGFDKDRIDRILGVR, encoded by the coding sequence ATGGCCTACAAGATCACAGTTTATACCGCGCCAGGTTGTCCGTATTGCACGAAGGCAAAGAATTATTTTAGACAACTTGGTTTGAACTTCACTGAGATAGACGTTTCAAAAGATTATAGAAAAGCTCAAGAACTTGTGCGCAAAACAGGACAAATGGGCGTACCGGTTATTGAAATTGGGAACCAGATAATAATAGGTTTCGACAAAGATAGAATTGATAGAATTTTGGGAGTAAGATAA
- a CDS encoding 2-phosphosulfolactate phosphatase family protein, translating to MIDVLFTPSRISTQACVVIVDVLRATSTIITALANGALSVKPVVEVSKALKERNKDVLVCGERNSVKPKGFDLGNSPKEYKREIVEGKNIILTTTNGTKAVNRVKSPKILAGAFLNLGSLVEKLRGCEDVLVVCAGQDGFIALEDVLCAGTIVERLKRDDLEDGAKIALQIWKDLSNVDLSSLLLSTSHGRKLAEIGMKDDVIYCSQIDLFDVVPILSKGKFIKYAE from the coding sequence ATGATTGATGTCTTGTTCACTCCATCACGCATTTCAACGCAGGCTTGTGTTGTCATAGTGGATGTATTGAGGGCTACCAGCACTATCATCACAGCTTTGGCAAATGGTGCTTTGTCGGTAAAACCTGTGGTTGAAGTTTCAAAAGCTCTGAAGGAAAGAAATAAAGATGTGCTTGTTTGTGGTGAAAGAAATAGCGTTAAACCAAAAGGCTTTGACCTTGGCAATTCTCCCAAAGAGTATAAAAGAGAAATCGTTGAAGGAAAGAACATAATTTTAACCACGACTAACGGAACCAAGGCTGTAAATCGTGTCAAATCTCCAAAGATTCTAGCAGGTGCATTTTTGAATTTAGGTTCTCTTGTAGAAAAGCTTCGTGGATGTGAGGATGTACTAGTGGTATGCGCTGGGCAGGATGGTTTTATCGCACTTGAAGATGTGTTGTGCGCTGGTACCATTGTTGAGAGGTTGAAAAGGGATGATCTTGAAGATGGTGCAAAAATAGCGCTTCAAATTTGGAAAGATTTATCGAACGTTGATTTAAGCTCTTTGCTGTTGAGTACCAGTCATGGAAGAAAACTCGCTGAAATTGGAATGAAAGATGATGTGATTTATTGTTCGCAAATTGACCTTTTCGATGTGGTACCTATTTTAAGCAAAGGGAAGTTCATCAAATACGCGGAATGA